The Clostridiaceae bacterium HFYG-1003 genome includes a window with the following:
- a CDS encoding nicotinate phosphoribosyltransferase: MRKKPAFNVRDPRNLTMLTDFYELTMGNGYLDNGMEDKVAYFDMYFRRIPDEGGYVIMAGVHQLLEYISELGFSTHDIEYLESLNHFKPEFIDFLRNFKFTCDIYAIPEGTPVFPNEPLITVRGPILEAQLLETMILLTINHQTLIATKSSRIVRAADGRAILEFGSRRAQGYDGATYGARAAVIAGCVGTSNTMAGMMFDVPVLGTMAHSWVQMYDTEYDAFAAYAKTYPDSCTLLVDTYNTLKSGIPNAIRVFNEIIVPQGFRPKGIRIDSGDITYLSNEARRMLDEAGYEDCKILVSNSLDEFIIRDVLSQGAKIDSFGVGERLITARSEPVFGGVYKLVAVDDKAGHPIPKIKLSENEEKITTPGFKKIYRLFARKDDRAIADVICHSDEIIDESQPYTIFDPIFTWKKKTLRNFYAKELQVPIFLNGKQVYQSPTVQEIAAYSKQELDKFWDEIKRFENPHGYYVDLSQRLWQTKQDLLNSLTDQFAEIED, from the coding sequence ATGAGAAAGAAACCTGCCTTTAATGTGCGTGATCCGAGAAATCTGACCATGCTGACAGACTTTTATGAACTGACCATGGGAAACGGCTATCTGGACAATGGAATGGAAGATAAGGTTGCATATTTTGATATGTATTTCCGACGCATTCCGGATGAGGGCGGCTATGTCATCATGGCTGGAGTGCATCAGCTGCTGGAGTATATTTCCGAACTAGGCTTCTCCACCCACGATATTGAATACCTGGAGAGCTTAAACCACTTTAAGCCCGAATTTATCGACTTCTTGAGAAACTTCAAATTCACCTGTGACATCTACGCAATCCCGGAAGGCACCCCTGTATTTCCCAATGAACCGCTTATCACCGTCCGGGGACCGATCCTGGAAGCACAGCTGCTGGAAACCATGATCCTCTTGACCATCAACCATCAGACACTGATCGCCACCAAATCAAGCCGAATCGTTCGCGCTGCTGATGGCCGGGCAATTCTGGAATTCGGATCCCGCCGGGCGCAGGGCTATGATGGAGCCACTTACGGTGCCCGGGCAGCCGTCATCGCAGGATGTGTCGGAACCTCCAACACCATGGCAGGTATGATGTTTGACGTTCCGGTCCTTGGCACAATGGCTCATTCCTGGGTTCAGATGTATGACACGGAATATGATGCCTTCGCGGCCTACGCCAAAACCTATCCCGATTCCTGCACGTTGCTGGTGGATACATACAATACCTTGAAGTCCGGAATTCCCAACGCGATTCGTGTTTTCAATGAAATCATAGTGCCCCAGGGCTTCCGTCCCAAAGGAATCCGGATCGATTCCGGAGATATCACCTACCTATCCAATGAAGCCCGGCGGATGCTGGATGAAGCGGGATATGAAGACTGCAAAATCCTCGTGTCCAACTCTCTGGATGAATTCATTATTCGGGACGTCCTCTCTCAAGGGGCGAAAATTGACTCCTTCGGTGTCGGTGAACGTCTCATTACCGCACGGTCGGAGCCTGTATTCGGCGGAGTGTACAAACTGGTGGCAGTTGATGATAAAGCAGGCCATCCGATTCCAAAAATCAAGCTGTCTGAAAATGAGGAAAAGATTACCACTCCCGGCTTCAAGAAAATTTACCGCCTCTTTGCCCGCAAGGACGATCGGGCCATCGCCGATGTCATCTGCCACAGCGATGAGATCATCGATGAATCCCAGCCCTATACCATTTTTGATCCAATTTTCACCTGGAAAAAGAAAACCCTGCGCAATTTTTATGCCAAAGAATTGCAGGTACCCATCTTTCTGAACGGAAAACAGGTCTACCAAAGTCCGACAGTTCAGGAAATCGCCGCCTATTCCAAACAGGAACTTGATAAATTCTGGGATGAAATCAAGCGCTTCGAAAATCCACATGGATATTATGTTGACCTGTCACAAAGACTCTGGCAGACCAAACAGGATCTGCTCAACTCCCTGACTGATCAGTTTGCCGAAATAGAAGATTAA